The sequence TCTGCTGCCCGAGCGCTGGCAGAAGTTCATCCACGAGGCGCTCAAATTCGGCGTCGTCGGTGGCATCAACACCGTCATCAATTACGCGGTGTTCAATGTCCTGGCACTCACCGTTTTTGTCAACGGTCAACTGAAGGCGACCGTGATCGCCACCGTGGTGGCGACCATCACGTCGTATCTGATGAATCGGCACTGGACGTACCGGGATCGACCGAAATCCGCGTTGAAGCGGGAATACGTCCTGTTCTTCCTGTTCAACGCCACCGGCCTGCTGATCGAGCTGGGCGTCCTCGCCGCCGCCAAGTACGGCCTGGGCGTGAACAGCCTGCTCGCGCTCAACGTGGCGAAGACCGGCGGCGTGCTGTTGGCGACCATGTTCCGGTTCTGGTCGTACCGCACGTTCGTGTTCCAGCCGGTGCCCGCGCACGCCGAGGAGACCTGGCACACGATCCACCGGGACGAGTGGGACACCATGGCCGAGCTGGACCCGGTGGCCGAGCTGGCCGAGTCGGTCAGCGAACTGGAGGAGGCCCAGCAGCAGGCGGCGCAGCGGCCCGGCGGCGCGATGGCCGAACCGGTCTTCCCGCAGCCGACCGGACGTCCCGCCCCGCTGGACGCCGGGCTGGGCAGCACGGTCGGCGCCGACCTCGACGCCGAGCTGGCCGCGGAGCTGCACGCCGGCACCCGCCGGCCCCGCCGCTGACCCGCCGCCCGGGATGACCCGGGCACCCGCATGTCGCCGATGTGGCGGTGTCCGATGATTTCGGATACCGCCACATCGGCGATGCGGGGTCGATCAGGCCGGGGTCGGGCCAGGAGTCAGCTGGTGGGGTCGCGCAGCGGCTTGCCCTCGCGCATGTCGGCCATGATGTCGCGCATCTCCCCGTCGCCCAGCGAGTGCTTGTCGTGGTGGGCCTCGACCAGCTCGTAGAGCTTGGTCTGCACCTGGCCCACGGACGGGACGTCGCGCAGCACGGACTGGCCGCGCTCGCCCGCCGACTCGATGGTGAGCGTGCCACAGCCGAGCAGCCGCTCGACGAAGCGCTGGCTCATCGCATGGTCGTTGATCCGGGTGAGCGGGATGTCCCGCCGATCCCGGGAGAGCACGCCCTGCTGGAGCAGCACCCGCTCGTTGGTGAACAAATAGTGCGTGGTGCGCCAGACCAGGAACGGCCAGAGGCCCAGCCAGAGCGCCAGCACCAGGGCCAGCCCGGCGATCGCGTACAGCGCGATCGTGGCGCCGTCGCCGTCGGGCAGCAGGACCCAGCCCGCCACCACGGCGGCGACGCCGAGGACCAGCACCAGGATCGGCCGCAGCAGCGCCTTCCAGTGCGGGTGCAGATGCAGGACGACGTGCTCGTCCTCGGTGAGCACGTCTTCGGGAAACGCCACGGGGAACCTCCTGGGGCACGGATCGGACGCGCTGACCGTAACCGGTCACCGCGAGCCGCCGGATCAGCCGCGCGGCCCCGATCGCGGTCCGCGCCCGAACCGGACCGCCACCCGAGCGCTCAGCGCAGGTGCAGCACGTCCCCGGCCGCCAACCGCCGCTCCCCGGCGCCCGTGTCGACCAGCAGCTGACCGTCGGCGTCCACGCCGGTGGCCAGGCCGGTCAGCTCGGCGCCGTCGGGCAGCAGCACCCGCACCCGCCGGCCGACGGTGGCGCAGGAGGCGACGTAGGCCTCCCGCAGCCCGCTGGCCACCGCGTCGCCGCCGGCGGTGCGCCAGCGGTCGTACCAGTCGGCCAGCGAGCGGAGCAGCGCGCGCAGCAGCGGGTCCCGGTCGGTGGCCGTCGCGCCGGCCAGTTGCAGCGAGGTGGCCGGCAGGCCGGTCCGGTTCTCCGGCAGCTCGTCGGCGCGGAGCGTGACGTTGAGCCCGATCCCGAGCACGACCGCCGGCGGCTGCGCCGGGGACGTGCCCGGCACCGCCTCGGCCAGGATGCCGGCGCACTTGGCGTCGTCGACCAGCAGGTCGTTCGGCCACTTCAGCCGGGCCTCCAGCTCGGCCAGCCGGGTCACCGCCTCGACCAGCGCGACGCCGGCGAGCAGCGGCAGCCAGCCGTACCCGGTGGCGGGGGCCGGCGGCCAGCCGCGGTCGGCGACCGCCTCGCCGGGCCGGAGCAGGACGCTGGTCGCGATGCCGGCGCGGGCCGGCGACTGCCAGACCCGGCCGCGCCGGCCGCGCCCGGCGGTCTGCCGTTCGGCGACCACCACCAGGCCCTCCGGCTCACCCGCCCGGGCGGCCGCCCCCGCGTCGGCGTTGGTGGAGCCGGTCTCGGCCCGCAGGTCGAGCCGGCGCCAGGGCCCGTGCGGCGCGGTCAGCGCGCGGGACAGCCGCGCCGCCGACAGCGGCGGGCGGTCCAGATCGGTGTACGGCGAGCCCGGCATCCCGTCAGCCTACGGGCCGGCAACGGAGGGTATTGAGGCGTACTGCACAGCGGCGTCGTCCTGAACCATCGTTATATTCCCTGGGTGACTACCGAGACCGGGATCAACATCCACAGCACCGCGGGCAAGCTGGCGGACCTGGAGCGACGGGTCGACGAGGCGGTGCACGCCGGGTCGGCGCGCGCGGTCGAGAAGCAGCACGCGCGGGGTAAGAAGACCGCCCGGGAGCGGATCGAGCTGCTGCTCGACGAGGGCTCCTTCGTCGAGCTGGACGAGCTGGCCCGGCACCGGTCGACGGCCTTCGGGCTGGAGAAGAACCGCCCGTACGGCGACGGCGTGGTGACCGGCTACGGCACCGTCGACGGCCGGCAGGTTTGCGTCTTCGCCCAGGACTTCACCGTCTTCGGCGGCTCCCTCGGCGAGGTGTTCGGCGAGAAGATCGTCAAGGTGATGGACCTGGCCATGAAGATCGGCTGCCCGGTGGTCGGCATCAACGACTCCGGCGGCGCCCGGATCCAGGAGGGGGTCGCCTCCCTCGGGCTCTACGGCGAGATCTTCTTCCGCAACGTCCGGGCCAGCGGCGTCATCCCGCAGATCTCGCTGATCATGGGCCCGTGCGCGGGCGGCGCGGTCTACTCCCCGGCGGTCACCGACTTCACCGTGATGGTCGACCAGACCTCGCACATGTTCATCACCGGTCCGGACGTCATCAAGACGGTCACCGGCGAGGACGTGGCGATGGAGGAGCTGGGCGGCGCCCGCACCCACAACTCGCGCAGCGGCAACGCGCACTACCTCGCCACCGACGAGGAGGACGCGATCGAGTACGTCAAGGCGCTGCTGTCGTACCTGCCGTCGAACAACC comes from Micromonospora purpureochromogenes and encodes:
- a CDS encoding GtrA family protein, with translation MRLVRLLPERWQKFIHEALKFGVVGGINTVINYAVFNVLALTVFVNGQLKATVIATVVATITSYLMNRHWTYRDRPKSALKREYVLFFLFNATGLLIELGVLAAAKYGLGVNSLLALNVAKTGGVLLATMFRFWSYRTFVFQPVPAHAEETWHTIHRDEWDTMAELDPVAELAESVSELEEAQQQAAQRPGGAMAEPVFPQPTGRPAPLDAGLGSTVGADLDAELAAELHAGTRRPRR
- a CDS encoding PH domain-containing protein; protein product: MAFPEDVLTEDEHVVLHLHPHWKALLRPILVLVLGVAAVVAGWVLLPDGDGATIALYAIAGLALVLALWLGLWPFLVWRTTHYLFTNERVLLQQGVLSRDRRDIPLTRINDHAMSQRFVERLLGCGTLTIESAGERGQSVLRDVPSVGQVQTKLYELVEAHHDKHSLGDGEMRDIMADMREGKPLRDPTS
- a CDS encoding biotin--[acetyl-CoA-carboxylase] ligase translates to MPGSPYTDLDRPPLSAARLSRALTAPHGPWRRLDLRAETGSTNADAGAAARAGEPEGLVVVAERQTAGRGRRGRVWQSPARAGIATSVLLRPGEAVADRGWPPAPATGYGWLPLLAGVALVEAVTRLAELEARLKWPNDLLVDDAKCAGILAEAVPGTSPAQPPAVVLGIGLNVTLRADELPENRTGLPATSLQLAGATATDRDPLLRALLRSLADWYDRWRTAGGDAVASGLREAYVASCATVGRRVRVLLPDGAELTGLATGVDADGQLLVDTGAGERRLAAGDVLHLR